A single genomic interval of Deltaproteobacteria bacterium harbors:
- a CDS encoding RNA polymerase sigma factor, whose protein sequence is MTPNNAEELKDEELVVLCQKGEGEYFEVLVRRYMEKAFRIAMDFTHNTEEAKDLSQDSFMRAFSRIKQFDGRSSFYTWFYRLTVNLCLDHARRKGRVVWERLEKENDGIAEPIDIVDDSARPEEQVIAGDAIRRADRTLDAMPNKQRTAFLLRNHQGLPIADIAKVMKTTEGTVRVYLHRAVAALRQSLVEFV, encoded by the coding sequence ATGACACCAAACAACGCGGAAGAACTTAAGGACGAGGAACTGGTCGTCTTGTGCCAAAAGGGCGAGGGGGAGTACTTCGAGGTCTTGGTGCGGCGTTATATGGAAAAAGCTTTCCGTATAGCCATGGATTTTACCCACAACACCGAGGAAGCCAAAGATCTTTCGCAGGATTCGTTTATGCGTGCCTTCTCGCGCATCAAACAGTTCGATGGCCGGTCGAGTTTTTACACCTGGTTTTATCGCCTGACCGTAAATCTCTGCTTGGACCACGCGCGGCGCAAAGGGCGGGTGGTTTGGGAGCGCTTGGAAAAGGAAAATGACGGCATCGCGGAACCGATCGATATTGTCGACGACTCGGCGCGGCCGGAAGAACAGGTGATCGCCGGCGACGCGATTCGGCGCGCCGATCGGACGCTCGATGCGATGCCGAATAAACAGCGCACGGCATTCCTACTGCGCAATCATCAAGGCTTGCCGATCGCGGACATCGCCAAGGTCATGAAAACCACCGAGGGCACCGTGCGAGTTTACTTGCATCGAGCGGTGGCGGCGCTCAGACAGAGTTTGGTGGAATTTGTTTAG
- a CDS encoding DUF3106 domain-containing protein encodes MLKRTVVAWSLAIALVPAMSWAKDDKWGSLSQREKERILQNYQRWNAMPDKDKEQLKEKWNQYQNLPPDQRDQIKQDYENQRRRRGR; translated from the coding sequence ATGCTTAAGCGCACCGTGGTCGCATGGAGCCTTGCCATTGCACTTGTACCAGCCATGAGCTGGGCCAAGGACGACAAGTGGGGCAGCCTATCGCAGCGTGAAAAGGAGCGCATCCTGCAGAACTATCAGCGCTGGAACGCCATGCCGGACAAGGACAAAGAGCAGCTCAAAGAAAAGTGGAATCAATATCAGAATCTCCCGCCGGATCAGCGCGATCAGATCAAGCAAGACTACGAGAATCAGCGGCGCCGGCGCGGGCGGTAG